In Pedosphaera parvula Ellin514, the sequence GTATCTGCATGATGCCGATGTTCGTTCAGATGCCGGCAATAGCCTGGCACTGTTTGGGGTAAGTGCCAGATCGGAGCCCACGGAAGTTCTTAAACCTGAGTAAGGGGCGGTGAAACATGTAAGGATGGCGTCAGAGGCGAGCGCAATCTTAAGGAGTTGGTTCCGCTGCAAAACCGGGATGGCTCGTGTAAATAAATAGGATCGACCCGTTCATGGCCTCTCAGTCTCGTAGCGGGGCCAGCGATGCTTCAAATGCTTTGATGCTTTTCAATCCGGTTTCGAAATCCCAAAAGTGAATCCTGCCAAATTCTGATCCGGTCACGAGTTGTTTACCATCTGGCAGCAGCGCCATGCCGGTGACTTTGCCACAGTCTTCAAAATCGCCGCGGTGCTGCCCGGTCTTGGTACTGAAAACACTGATGTTGCGCGTGAAAGTGCCGTATATCGCGGCCAAAACGTAGTGACCATCGGGCGACCATATAAGCCCATCTACACCACCATCGATCATTCGTATGTTCGGCCTTAGTTCATGCAACAGCTCCCCGTTCTTTGTTTTCCAGATGCGAACCCGGGGTGAGCCCCCAAAATCGAGATAGCCCCAAATTTGAGCAGTCGACACCGCCACTTGGGAGTCATCGGGCGCGAAAGAAACATGTGAGAGGTAAGTGTTGTTATCCAACACCGCGATCTGGCGGCGCCCGACGGTATCCCAAAGCACAAGGGCACCTGTCTGGAGTCGCACGACTGCCCGCTTGCCGTTGTTCGAGGGGACGTATTGAGTTGCACCTTCTGGAACTTCGGGCGAGGCATCGACTTGCTGCCACGATCGCACATCATAGATTTGCAACGGGTATTGGCTGCTTTGAAGCAGCAGGTGGGAACCATCATGCGTGAACTGTGGAACCAAAATATATTCCTGTTTCCCCCTTTGAAACCTGGGAAATTTTTTGATGATACTCCAAGTCCGGGTCTCCAGACAGATACATGGAGAATTGCCAATAACGACCAATGAGCCGTCCGGGCTGAAGGCGGCACGATTTCCCAGATAGTCCAGAGGGATCTCTGCGAGGAGTTCATGCGTGGTTGGTTCCCAAACCTGCAGCGGTCCGTTTGCCTGCGCATATAGAATTTCCCGACCGGAAGGTGAGAGAGCACAGAATCCGTCGAACTGGGACACCCGGGTGTCAATAACGCTTTGCGATTTGAACTTCGGCACCCACGAGTTCATGGCGCAGCCGCTGAGTCGCAGAATTTCCCAAACTATATCCGGTGTGTTGGCCAAGTCGTAAACCCGAGTCACCAGGCGTTGACCTGAGACTGCCTGCAGAAGCATTCTCCGGCCTGGAGGAGGAAGATGGAATCCGTCCTCAGGCAACCTGGCCAAAAGCTTATCCAATCGCTTCAAATCGGCAGCAGGTATGGGGGTTCCACTACTTCCTTTGGTGCTCATGTACGAATAGGTGAAACCTCGAACCTGCCCGCTCGTCGAAAGTTCGGTGACGAATCTAAGAATGCTCGTCCTGAAAACGTCTGCGCTTTGAACACTTTCTTCGCCTTCGAGAGCAGTGATAACGAGTTTGAGCTGAGCGGTGCCGTCGCTGGCAACCATTTTTGTCAGATCTTTCCTCGCATAATTGGTGACCCATCGTTCGTAATCTGTCCGTTCGTGGCTCGTGCCAGATTTCCAGAAAGGTGGAGGCTCTTGGATGGCACTCGCGCTCAGACATGCCAAAAGGGTGCTGAGGACAAAAAGAAGGATACTTCCTTTCAATGCAGGTCGTGTATCGATAACCATTGTTTTGCTTCCTTGTTGCCTAGATCCGCCGACTTACGATACCACTCCATTGATTGGTTGTGATACCATTGATGAGCCTTTTCGGTATGAACGGTGGCGCCGGTTTCGTTTGAATACATGGCGGCCAACCGGCACATGGCTTCGGCATTTCCGGCGTTGGCAGCGTTCCGATACCAGCGTTTTGCGTCCTGGAAAATCTGTTTCACTCCCCAGCCATGTTCGTAGGCCATCCCCAGCTGGCACATGGCGACTGGATCCTGTGATTGGGTATCGTACCAATACCGTGCACAGATGAATCGAAGCTGGCGTTGGGTTTGTTGGCGCAACATCCCTGGTGGATGGAGTTGTTGGACTTGAGCAAACATTTTCATTGCTGTCGCCAAATCAGCGTCGGCCAGCGCCAGGCACCCAAGGTTGTAAAGCACCACAGGGTTGTCAGGCTCTTCCCGCTGCCTGCCTTGAAGCCTGGCATGCGCCACGACCCAATCTCCGCCACTCTTCAATTCTTGAACCACTGGATCGGTTTGATCCAATTGCTCAAGAGCGTATTGATGCCTCGATTCGAAGCTCGGTGGCTTGATCCTGCACATGGTTATTTCCTGCCTATAGAATTCAAGGCCGGGAAGGACGATTGCAGACCCATTCCAGATATCCTTGAGCTTGCGAAGCCGATCCGGGTCTTCCCCTGCAAGTTTTACGGCTGCGCTTCCACTCGGTGTCAACACTACCTCCACTTCCTTGATGTCTTCCGGCAGGTCGGTGTCAAACGCCCACCAGCCGATCTCTTTCGGAGCCCATGCAACGGAGCCCAATGGCCAGTTGGCATTGTCCGCCCGCAAGGACATGTCGAATGCCATTCCGGTGGGCGGATTATCAACCTGGATCATGACCTCCACCAATGTCGTGTCGTTTATATCTCGAAATACGTGGACACGAAAGGAATTCTGGATGTTCGTCCGCAAGGCGTCGTCTTGATGCATTGGGAAGGGTGAAGGGGTGGAGGCTTTAGCCGTATTTTTTTGCTCGTTGGCAATGGCCTCTACCTTCGTCACGGCCAACAGCAACGCGCAAATTAGCAGGAAAGGGAATTGAAGAGGAGAATGCTTCATGGGTAGAAATCAAATGGCCCTCTATGGTTCATACAATGTTGTTACCATGCGTCCGATTAGCCAACAAGCGTTCTTTGACCACATGGATTGCCAATCGTTGATGGTAGGGGAAGGCGAGGTTAGAATTCCAAGTGTTTTGAGACGGGTACCGACATCATTCCACCATTCATTGGTG encodes:
- a CDS encoding WD40 repeat domain-containing protein; its protein translation is MVIDTRPALKGSILLFVLSTLLACLSASAIQEPPPFWKSGTSHERTDYERWVTNYARKDLTKMVASDGTAQLKLVITALEGEESVQSADVFRTSILRFVTELSTSGQVRGFTYSYMSTKGSSGTPIPAADLKRLDKLLARLPEDGFHLPPPGRRMLLQAVSGQRLVTRVYDLANTPDIVWEILRLSGCAMNSWVPKFKSQSVIDTRVSQFDGFCALSPSGREILYAQANGPLQVWEPTTHELLAEIPLDYLGNRAAFSPDGSLVVIGNSPCICLETRTWSIIKKFPRFQRGKQEYILVPQFTHDGSHLLLQSSQYPLQIYDVRSWQQVDASPEVPEGATQYVPSNNGKRAVVRLQTGALVLWDTVGRRQIAVLDNNTYLSHVSFAPDDSQVAVSTAQIWGYLDFGGSPRVRIWKTKNGELLHELRPNIRMIDGGVDGLIWSPDGHYVLAAIYGTFTRNISVFSTKTGQHRGDFEDCGKVTGMALLPDGKQLVTGSEFGRIHFWDFETGLKSIKAFEASLAPLRD
- a CDS encoding tetratricopeptide repeat protein gives rise to the protein MKHSPLQFPFLLICALLLAVTKVEAIANEQKNTAKASTPSPFPMHQDDALRTNIQNSFRVHVFRDINDTTLVEVMIQVDNPPTGMAFDMSLRADNANWPLGSVAWAPKEIGWWAFDTDLPEDIKEVEVVLTPSGSAAVKLAGEDPDRLRKLKDIWNGSAIVLPGLEFYRQEITMCRIKPPSFESRHQYALEQLDQTDPVVQELKSGGDWVVAHARLQGRQREEPDNPVVLYNLGCLALADADLATAMKMFAQVQQLHPPGMLRQQTQRQLRFICARYWYDTQSQDPVAMCQLGMAYEHGWGVKQIFQDAKRWYRNAANAGNAEAMCRLAAMYSNETGATVHTEKAHQWYHNQSMEWYRKSADLGNKEAKQWLSIHDLH